From the genome of Streptomyces sp. V2I9:
CCTTGCGGATGCGGTCGGGACCGAGCAGGCGGTCGGCCTCGACCACGCCCGTACCGGCCCCCGCGACGTCGAAGTCGTCCGGGCCCAGCAGGCCGGGGTGCTCGGCCGTCTCGCCGCCGACCAGGGCGCAGCCCGCCAGGACGCAGCCCTCGGCGATGCCCTTGACGATGGCCGCGACACGCTCGGGGTGCACCTTGCCGACACAGATGTAGTCGGTCATGAACAGCGGCTCGGCGCCGCAGACGACGAGGTCGTCCACGACCATGCCGACGAGGTCGTGGCCGATGGTGTCGTACACGCCCATCCGGCGCGCCAGATCCACCTTGGTGCCCACGCCGTCGGTGGCGGAGGCCAGCAGGGGCCGCTCGTAGCGCTTCAGCGCCGAGGCGTCGAAGAGGCCGGCGAAGCCGCCCAGGCCGCCGAGGCCCGCGACCTCGGGGCGCTGCGTCTTCCTCACCCACTCCTTCATCAGCTCGACGGCGCGGTCACCGGCTTCGATGTCGACGCCGGCCGCCGCGTAGGAGGCACCTGTTGTCTCAGACATGGCGTGGGATCTTTCGTGTGGAGATACGGGGCTGGTGGGGGATGCGGCGGCGCGTCCGGGTCACGGACGGCGCAGCGCGTCGGCCGCGGCGGTCGCCGCCGGGCCCGCCGCCAGCTCGGTCTCCAGCAGCTGCTTGCCGAGCAGCTCCGGGTCCGGGAGCTCCATCGGGTATTCACCGTCGAAGCAGGCGCGGCAGAGGTTCGGCTTGTCGATCGTCGTCGCCTCGATCATCGAGTCGATCGAGATGTACGAGAGCGAGTCGGCTCCCATGGAGGTGCAGATCTCATCGACGGTCATGCCGTTGGCGATCAGCTCGGCGCGGGTGGCGAAGTCGATCCCGAAGAAGCAGGGCCACTTCACCGGCGGCGAGGAGATCCGGATGTGGATCTCGGCGGCGCCCGCCTCGCGGAGCATCCGGACCAGGGCGCGCTGGGTGTTGCCGCGGACGATCGAGTCGTCGACGACCACCAGGCGCTTGCCCTTGATGACTTCCTTCAGCGGGTTCAGCTTGAGCCGGATGCCGAGCTGGCGGATGGTCTGCGAGGGCTGGATGAAGGTCCGGCCGACGTAGGCGTTCTTCACCAGTCCGGCGCCGAACGGGATGCCGCTGGCCTCCGCGTACCCGATCGCGGCGGGGGTGCCGGATTCCGGGGTGGCTATGACGAGGTCCGCCTCGACGGGGGCCTCGGCGGCCAGCTTGCGGCCCATCTCCACGCGGGAGAGGTAGACGTTCCGCCCGGCGATGTCGGTGTCGGGGCGGGCCAGGTAGACGTATTCGAAGACGCAGCCCTTGGGCTTCGCTTCCGCGAATCGCGAGGTGCGCAGACCGTTCTCGTCGATGGCGACGAGCTCGCCCGGCTCGATCTCGCGTACGTAGCTGGCGCCGCAGATGTCGAGCGCGGCCGACTCGGACGCGACCACCCAGCCGCGCTCCAGGCGGCCGAGGACCAGCGGGCGGATGCCCTGCGGGTCGCGGGCGGCGTAGAGGGTGTGCTCGTCCATGAAGACCAGGGAGAACGCGCCCTTCACCTCGGGGAGCACCTTGGCGGCGGCTTCCTCGATGGTGAGCGGCTTGTCGTCCTCGTCGCGCTGCCCGGCGAGCAGCGCGGTCACCAGGTCGGTGTCGTTGGTCGCGGCGACCTGGGTGGCACGGCCGTCCTTGCGCGGAAGGTCGGCGACCATCTCCGCGAGCTGGGCGGTGTTGACCAGGTTCCCGTTGTGGCCGAGGGCGATCGAGCCGTGCGCGGTGGCACGGAACGTCGGCTGCGCGTTCTCCCACACCGAGGCGCCGGTGGTGGAGTAGCGGGCATGGCCGACCGCGATATGGCCCTGGAGGGAACCCAGAGACGTTTCGTCGAAGACCTGCGAGACCAGTCCCATGTCCTTGAAGACCAGGATCTGGGACCCGTTGCTCACTGCGATGCCCGCGGATTCCTGTCCGCGGTGCTGCAGGGCATACAGTCCGAAATAGGTGAGCTTGGCGACCTCTTCACCCGGAGCCCAGACACCGAAGACGCCACAAGCGTCCTGGGGGCCTTTCTCTCCGGGGAGCAGGTCGTGGTTGAGTCGTCCATCACCACGGGGCACGGCACCGAGTGTAGGCGAGATCGACCACTGGTCCGAATTGGAGACCGGTGGGCAAACGCGGGGCGGGGCAGGGACAGCGGGCCCGGGGACCGCGCGGGACGGGTGGTTCGCGGGACTTCAGACGGTGACACTGCGTTACCGTCGCAGGAGCGGCGCGGGCTGCGCGAGGCGGCCGCGGGGCTCACTTCCGGGCCGGAGGGTCGGTTACCGATCGGTAGCGGATAGCTGGGGCGGAGGGGCGGTCGTGGCGCTCGGTGAGCCTGCCCGGACTCCGCCCCGGCTGCCGGCCGAACGCTCGTCGCGTGGTGAGCCTCACACCTCCGGGCTCCGGGTGAGCGGCGCGGGCCGTGGAGGCGAGGGCCACCGTCCGCAGTCCGAGACCGCCATTGACAGGCCCATGCCCCGTTGGCAGGCTCCTCCCCCATGCAGCCCCTCGGTGATCTTTCGATCACGCTCGTGGTGCGCCGGCACGTCGATCTGGGACGTGTAGCGAGCGCCATCTGTCGCCGCGCCTGAGGCAGCCGCACCTCCCGGACCCCCGCAGGGCCTCCGCCCCGAGGCTTCGGCCTGCGCGCACGCGTGCCTCCCTCCGCCTCTCCCTCTTCCGTCCCCTGCGGACGGGTGCGTCCGTCCGCGGGCCCCCGGCCCGCCGGGACGTCGCGCCCACCGCCTCGCGCCCCGCCCTCCGACCGGTGCCCGAGGCCCGCCCAGGAGCCCTCATGACCTCTCACGATGCGTACGCACGATCCGGTACGCCGCTGACCCGGCGCGCCTTCACCACCGCCGTCGGTGCGAGCGCCGTCACCGCGGCCGGGATACCGGGGGCCGCCCCGGCATCCGCCGCCGGAACGGCCGCCGCCGTGCCACGGGAACGCCCGTTCCGTGCCGCCCGCGGCAAGCACGCGCGCCGCCCCAACATCCTCTTCATCCTCGGCGACGACCTCGGATGGGCGGACCTCTCGTCCTACGGGTCTCCGCACATCCGCACACCCCACCTGGACAGGCTGGCACGGCAGGGCGTGCGCTTCACCGACGCGTACTCCGGCTCGGCGACCTGCTCCCCGACCCGGTTCAGCCTCTACACGGGGCGCTATCCGGGGCGTACGAGGGGCGGGCTCGCCGAGCCCATCGCCGACCGTTCGGTGGGGCTGGAGCCCACCCATCCGACGCTGGCCTCGCTGCTGCGCGGCGTCGGCTACGCGACCGCGCTGATCGGCAAGTGGCACTGCGGCTACCTGCCGGACCACAGCCCGACGAAGTCGGGGTACGACGCGTTCTTCGGCAACTTCGGCGGGGCTCTGGAGTACTACTCCAAGCTCGGCCTGGCGGGCGAGTACGACCTGTACGAGGGCGACGCCGAGTACAAGGACCTGCGGTACTACACCCGGATCCTCACGGAGCGCGCGAGCGAGTACGTACAGCGTGACCACGACGGCAGGCCGTGGCTGCTCAACCTGAACTTCACCACCCCGCACTGGCCCTGGATCGCCGACGGCGACACCGGGGCGAGCGCCGCGATCGTCCGCCGGATCAAGGCCGGCGACCGGTCCGCCCTCCGGCACGCCGACGGCGGCTCGGTCGAGAAGTACACGGAGATGGTCGAGGACCTGGACCGCTCGGTCGGCGAGGTGCTGAAGGCGCTGAAGCGATCGGGGCAGGAGAAGGACACCCTGGTCTTCTTCGCCAGCGACAACGGCGGCGAGCGGTTCTCCTACACCTGGCCGCTCGCCGGCAGCAAGGGCTCGCTCCAGGAGGGCGGCATCCGCGTCCCCTCGATCCTGCGCTGGCCCGCGCGCATCGAGGGACACCAGGTCAGCGACCTCCCGGTGTTCTCCCCCGACTGGACGGCCACCCTGCTGGAGCTGGGCGGGGCACGACCGGACCCCGCCCACCCTCTGGACGGCGTCAGCCTCGCGGGGTATCTGCTGCGGGGTGAGACGCCGAAGGAGCGCGACCTGTTCTGGCGGGTGCGCGGCGAGCGGGCACTGCGGCGCGGCGACTGGAAGTACTACCGGGGAAGGAGCGGGGCCGACCAGCTGTTCAACCTGGCCGAGGACCGGCGCGAGCAGGCCGACCGCGCGAAGGCCGACCCGGAGCGGCTGGCCGGGCTGCGGGCGTCCTGGGAGAGGACCGACTCCGGCCTGCTCCCCTATCCCCCGGCCTCCTGACCCGCCGTCAGCGGTGCCGGGCGGCCCGCCCCGGCCGGTCAGCCCCTGACCGCCGGGGCTGCCGCGGGCGCGCACCGGCTCGGCAGGTCCTGCGGCACGCGCCCCGCATCCGCCGCGGGCCCCGCCCCGGCCGCGTCCTGCGGGTCATCCGTGCCGGGAGCCGGTCCCGGCGGGCGCGGCCGTGGCGCCGATGCCCCGGCCGCCCTTTCCGTGGAGGGTGAGCGTGCTGCCCTCGACCGTGTACGTCGCCGGGCCGCCGAGGGCCGTGAGCACGGCGTTCTCCACCTCCATCTCGGCCTCCGGGCACATCTTCCGGGTGCTCATGATCCGGCCGAAGGTGATCGTGGAGTCCTTCACCGTGGCCTTGCCGCTGAAGGAGTTGCAGCCGGCGTTGCCCCGTACGGTGCCATCCTCGCCGAAGGTCAGGTGGGGCGCCCGCTCCTCGGGGAGGTCCGCCGGCACCGTGGTGGCCGTCTCGCCGTCGAGCAGGGTGGTCACCGTCCACCGGGTGCCGACCGGATCGGCCGCCTTCTCCTCGCTGAGCTCCATGGTCGCGCCGCCCTGCCGCGCGAGGGTCAGCTTCTTGCCGGAGAGCTTCGCGGTGAGTTCGCCGCCCATCGCGTCGATGGCGGCCTTCTCGAACTTCTCGATGTCCTCGCCGCACGCCATCTGCGTGGTGACGGGCTTGCCGAAGGTGATCCGGTCGCCCTCCACGCGGGCGTCCACACCGATCTCGTTGCAGCCGAAGTCGGCCGTGGCGCGGCCCTTCGGGTCGATCTCCATGCGGGCCCCCGCCGGGGCCTCGGTCGTCTTCCCGTCGACGGTCACCGAGTCGACGCTCCACGCGACGCCGGTGACGGGAACGTCGCTCTGCACGGTGTCGCCGCCGCCGGAGTCGGAATCCGACACCGTGCCGCAGGCGGCGAGCGTGAGGAGGGCCAGAACACTGACGCTGAGGGTCATCCGTTGTGTGCGCATGGCGATGGGACGGAGCGGGGTCCCGATCCGGTTCCGTACGCCCCGCCGCCGGGCGGGTGTCTCACCCCATCAGGGGCAGCAGGGCGGCCAGATCGGCGCGCTCCCCGCTGGCGCCGACCTCGGCGTCCGCGAGGGCCCGCGCCCATTCCGTACGCCCGGTGGCGAGCCGCAGCCAGGTCAGCGGGGCGGTCTCCACCACGTTGGGCGGGGTGCCGCGGGTGTGCTTGGGGCCGCCGATGCACTGGACCACCGCGAACGGCGGCACGCGCACCTCGACCGAGCCGCCGGGGGCCCGGTCCGCGAGGGCGTCCGCCAGCAGCCGGGTGCAGGCGGCCAGCGCCTGGCGGTCGTACGGCACCTCCAGCCCGAGGGCCGCGTTCAGGTCGTCCGTGTGGACGGTCAGCTCGACGGTCCGGGTGACCAGGTAGTCGACCAGCCGCATGGACCCGACCCGCGTGGCCAGCAGCCGCTCCCCCGTGCCGGTGGCGGGGACCGCCGCCGCGAAGCCCGCCTCCGCCTCCGCGTACAGGGCGACGAGATCGGGGCTGCCGGCCGCCAGCTCCACGACGTCCTCGGAGATCGGGGCGGCGTACGCGGCGGTGGCCGCCGGCCACTCCACCAGGACGAGGCCGGGCTTGGCGCCGGGCGGCTCCGGCAGCGCCAGGGAGCGGGCGACGCTGCTCATGCCCATGGCGACGTGGGCGGCCAGCTCGCGCACCGTCCAGTCGCCGAGCCGGGTCGGCGCGGCGAGCTGCTCCGGCGTCAACACGGCGACGGCGTCGCGCACATGGCCGAACTGGGCGAGGACCGCGGTGCGGGTCCTGAGGTAGTCGTAGGCGCGCGGGCGCTTCTTGGCCGGAGGCATGGGGCCGAGGGTAGCCCGCCCCACCGACAACGCATCCTCAGGCTCCTGCGGCCCGCTCCCCGGCGGTGAACGTCCCGCCGCTCGCGGGCACTCCGACGCCCCGCCAGATGAACGGGACGCCCCGCGCGTCGTCGCGACCCGGGCCGTCCACCGTCCGGTGACCGGCGGGCCGGCCTCGACCGGGGCCACGGCGCGCAAAGGCGAAACCCCCGCCCGGAGGC
Proteins encoded in this window:
- the purM gene encoding phosphoribosylformylglycinamidine cyclo-ligase, with protein sequence MSETTGASYAAAGVDIEAGDRAVELMKEWVRKTQRPEVAGLGGLGGFAGLFDASALKRYERPLLASATDGVGTKVDLARRMGVYDTIGHDLVGMVVDDLVVCGAEPLFMTDYICVGKVHPERVAAIVKGIAEGCVLAGCALVGGETAEHPGLLGPDDFDVAGAGTGVVEADRLLGPDRIRKGDAVIAMASSGLHSNGYSLVRHVVFDRAGWSLDREVEEFGRTLGEELLEPTRIYSLDCLALTRTTDVHGFSHVTGGGLANNLARVIPDGLHATVDRSTWTPGAVFDLVGKAGNVERLELEKTLNMGVGMIAVVPADSVDVALTTLADRGVDSWVAGEITDRGDHATGAELTGDYARQ
- the purF gene encoding amidophosphoribosyltransferase; the encoded protein is MPRGDGRLNHDLLPGEKGPQDACGVFGVWAPGEEVAKLTYFGLYALQHRGQESAGIAVSNGSQILVFKDMGLVSQVFDETSLGSLQGHIAVGHARYSTTGASVWENAQPTFRATAHGSIALGHNGNLVNTAQLAEMVADLPRKDGRATQVAATNDTDLVTALLAGQRDEDDKPLTIEEAAAKVLPEVKGAFSLVFMDEHTLYAARDPQGIRPLVLGRLERGWVVASESAALDICGASYVREIEPGELVAIDENGLRTSRFAEAKPKGCVFEYVYLARPDTDIAGRNVYLSRVEMGRKLAAEAPVEADLVIATPESGTPAAIGYAEASGIPFGAGLVKNAYVGRTFIQPSQTIRQLGIRLKLNPLKEVIKGKRLVVVDDSIVRGNTQRALVRMLREAGAAEIHIRISSPPVKWPCFFGIDFATRAELIANGMTVDEICTSMGADSLSYISIDSMIEATTIDKPNLCRACFDGEYPMELPDPELLGKQLLETELAAGPAATAAADALRRP
- a CDS encoding putative leader peptide; this encodes MQPLGDLSITLVVRRHVDLGRVASAICRRA
- a CDS encoding sulfatase; translation: MTSHDAYARSGTPLTRRAFTTAVGASAVTAAGIPGAAPASAAGTAAAVPRERPFRAARGKHARRPNILFILGDDLGWADLSSYGSPHIRTPHLDRLARQGVRFTDAYSGSATCSPTRFSLYTGRYPGRTRGGLAEPIADRSVGLEPTHPTLASLLRGVGYATALIGKWHCGYLPDHSPTKSGYDAFFGNFGGALEYYSKLGLAGEYDLYEGDAEYKDLRYYTRILTERASEYVQRDHDGRPWLLNLNFTTPHWPWIADGDTGASAAIVRRIKAGDRSALRHADGGSVEKYTEMVEDLDRSVGEVLKALKRSGQEKDTLVFFASDNGGERFSYTWPLAGSKGSLQEGGIRVPSILRWPARIEGHQVSDLPVFSPDWTATLLELGGARPDPAHPLDGVSLAGYLLRGETPKERDLFWRVRGERALRRGDWKYYRGRSGADQLFNLAEDRREQADRAKADPERLAGLRASWERTDSGLLPYPPAS
- a CDS encoding META domain-containing protein, which produces MRTQRMTLSVSVLALLTLAACGTVSDSDSGGGDTVQSDVPVTGVAWSVDSVTVDGKTTEAPAGARMEIDPKGRATADFGCNEIGVDARVEGDRITFGKPVTTQMACGEDIEKFEKAAIDAMGGELTAKLSGKKLTLARQGGATMELSEEKAADPVGTRWTVTTLLDGETATTVPADLPEERAPHLTFGEDGTVRGNAGCNSFSGKATVKDSTITFGRIMSTRKMCPEAEMEVENAVLTALGGPATYTVEGSTLTLHGKGGRGIGATAAPAGTGSRHG
- a CDS encoding maleylpyruvate isomerase family mycothiol-dependent enzyme, coding for MPPAKKRPRAYDYLRTRTAVLAQFGHVRDAVAVLTPEQLAAPTRLGDWTVRELAAHVAMGMSSVARSLALPEPPGAKPGLVLVEWPAATAAYAAPISEDVVELAAGSPDLVALYAEAEAGFAAAVPATGTGERLLATRVGSMRLVDYLVTRTVELTVHTDDLNAALGLEVPYDRQALAACTRLLADALADRAPGGSVEVRVPPFAVVQCIGGPKHTRGTPPNVVETAPLTWLRLATGRTEWARALADAEVGASGERADLAALLPLMG